Below is a genomic region from Malassezia restricta chromosome VIII, complete sequence.
ACAGCTAATCGATGTGCGACGGAAACACCACCGATCGAGCTCCACGAAAGGTCAGCCTGGATGCATGGAACACCCCTAGCTGGCAGTGACCCACGGCTACTGGAGGTGAAACGAAGGTGGAGGCATTTCTTTGGCAGGGCCTCGCCGTGGAGAAGCACGGACCAGAGATGATGCAGCATTCGATCCGCGTGCTGCTCTGCACGAATCGTCCGGCATGGAATAGCGAAGGAAGGGGCAAGGGTCATAGAAAACTTGATCATGAAAGCTACATCATTTCAAATATCAACTTGCATCATTAAAGTTCATCGTGGAAGGCGCGTAAAAGGGCATTATCACAGAGACTTTGCGTGACGCGAGTGCCTAGGCACCGTGTGCCCAAGATGAGAAGGATCGGCGCGGAAGGAAGAGCGTTCGTAGAACCACCCATCTACCTGTACTTGGCGAAGCCCATGCGGCGAACATCATAGTTGAGGATGACAGAGGCCGTCTCAAAAAAGGGCGAGCCGAGGATCCATTCTTGCATCCCTGGTGTACTGAAAATGGCCAGCCGACACTTGTCACCATTAAAGCCAAAATTCATAGCAGGCTCAGGGAAGTCGAAGGTCTGACCGAGAACCTTGAAGCTCAAATGGGGAGGGTTTTGGCAGCTGTAGAAGCCCCCGTACGAGCCATCTTCGGCTAGTTCGACCGAAACGCCATCGAGGTTATCGAGCAGAGCCTTGACTTGGTCAGGAGGTCCGCCAATGAAGTTGGTACCGGTATCGGCAATAGCGTTTTCGATCTTGTTGCCATTGAGTTCGGTCGTGATCCTCCAGAAGGTATGATCCGTGTTCTTGTCAGACCAAGTGATGGGACCGGCGAGCTCGAAAAGGTCGACCCTGCCAACGTTCAACGTAGCTTTGCCAGTAGGACGAAGGGTGAATTGATAGGTGCTAGATTGGATGAGGTGCTGCTTCTTGGCGGCCCAAGTAAAAGGAAGCTGTTGGACGTCAAAGGCGCTGTTTTCGGAATTGGAGAAGGAGAGGCCAAAAGTGCCGCCATTGCCACTGTTAAAGTCGCCATTGCCATGACCGATGGGGACATTGGAAGCCTTGACACCACCGATGGCGACCTTGTCGGTATACAGATCACCAGCCACATGCTGAGAGCCATAGGAGAAATCGAACCGCTTGTGGAGATTCTTTGAGGAGAGAGACCATTTAGGGTTGTAGGCAGCCTTGTCAAGGACGAGGTCAGAGGAGCCAGTGTCGAACAAAGTAAGAGTCTTTTGAGGGGGGAAGCCGACTTCAATTTGGCCAGACCAAGACCTATCGCTGTGAAGGTTAGAATGAGCATTGGCGCGTTTTTGCAGATTGAGGTAGTCGAAGTTGACGATGTTCAAGTGCTCACCGGTCCTGTTGAAATGGCGACGGGAGATGGCAGCATATTTGTTGACAAGAGAGAGTAGTCCAGGCTTCAAGTCGGTAGAATTTGACTTTTGATGACGAAAGAGATCGATGCGAGCAGCGGAAGAGAGAGAGGCGAAGAAGAGAGCGAAGAAAGGCAGTAGCAGCAGCAACATGGCGGGTGCTGACACGAAGAAGAAATGAGAGGCATATTTAAGGAAGAATCAGAGAGAAGGCGGCTTGGATGAAAGCATCAAGGACAAGATGATGATTGGATGATGTCAGAGAAGATGAAAAGAGTAATGTAGCCCATTAGGGGGGCGTAGGGA
It encodes:
- a CDS encoding eukaryotic aspartyl protease, whose amino-acid sequence is MLLLLLPFFALFFASLSSAARIDLFRHQKSNSTDLKPGLLSLVNKYAAISRRHFNRTGEHLNIVNFDYLNLQKRANAHSNLHSDRSWSGQIEVGFPPQKTLTLFDTGSSDLVLDKAAYNPKWSLSSKNLHKRFDFSYGSQHVAGDLYTDKVAIGGVKASNVPIGHGNGDFNSGNGGTFGLSFSNSENSAFDVQQLPFTWAAKKQHLIQSSTYQFTLRPTGKATLNVGRVDLFELAGPITWSDKNTDHTFWRITTELNGNKIENAIADTGTNFIGGPPDQVKALLDNLDGVSVELAEDGSYGGFYSCQNPPHLSFKVLGQTFDFPEPAMNFGFNGDKCRLAIFSTPGMQEWILGSPFFETASVILNYDVRRMGFAKYR